A part of Miscanthus floridulus cultivar M001 chromosome 6, ASM1932011v1, whole genome shotgun sequence genomic DNA contains:
- the LOC136457187 gene encoding ylmG homolog protein 1-1, chloroplastic-like isoform X1 has product MEASLLVAPKPTMSRTASSIFSARGSARRWRCLVVAATTTPKQLGTRSERGNVDAPVDHLACSKQATTAGARGSLLAAAAVAAATTTSSCTAALPCHALSATGAVESGPLSPSSLDTLYRAAAVLGDLDPATAKAVAGVAGPVLSAFGFLFILRIVMSWYPRLPVTDFPYVVAYAPTEPFLAVTRRVIPPLGGVDVTPVVWFGLVSFLSEILVGPQGLLVLLSQQR; this is encoded by the exons ATGGAGGCGTCCTTGCTAGTGGCTCCCAAGCCTACCATGTCCAGGACCGCCTCTTCTATCTTCTCCGCCAGAGGATCCGCTAGGAGGTGGAGGTGCCTCGTCGtcgctgccaccaccacccccaaG CAGCTCGGCACCCGCTCAGAAAGAGGCAACGTCGATGCCCCGGTCGATCACCTAGCGTGCAGCAAGCAGGCAACGACGGCGGGAGCTCGCGGCAgcctgctcgccgccgccgccgtggccgcggcgacgacgacgagcaGCTGCACGGCAGCGCTGCCATGTCACGCTTTATCAGCCACCGGGGCGGTGGAATCAGGACCGCTGTCGCCGTCGTCGCTGGACACCCTGTACCGCGCGGCGGCGGTGCTGGGCGACCTGGACCCGGCGACGGCGAAGGCGGTGGCGGGCGTGGCGGGGCCGGTGCTGTCGGCGTTCGGCTTCCTCTTCATCCTGCGGATCGTCATGTCGTGGTACCCGAGGCTCCCCGTCACCGATTTCCCCTACGTGGTGGCGTACGCGCCCACGGAGCCGTTCCTCGCCGTCACACGAAGGGTCATCCCGCCGCTCGGCGGCGTCGACGTCACGCCCGTCGTCTGGTTCGGCCTCGTCAGCTTCCTCAGCGAGATCCTCGTCGGGCCACAGGGCCTGCTCGTCCTGCTCTCGCAGCAGCGCTAG
- the LOC136457187 gene encoding uncharacterized protein isoform X2 has product MEASLLVAPKPTMSRTASSIFSARGSARRWRCLVVAATTTPKLGTRSERGNVDAPVDHLACSKQATTAGARGSLLAAAAVAAATTTSSCTAALPCHALSATGAVESGPLSPSSLDTLYRAAAVLGDLDPATAKAVAGVAGPVLSAFGFLFILRIVMSWYPRLPVTDFPYVVAYAPTEPFLAVTRRVIPPLGGVDVTPVVWFGLVSFLSEILVGPQGLLVLLSQQR; this is encoded by the exons ATGGAGGCGTCCTTGCTAGTGGCTCCCAAGCCTACCATGTCCAGGACCGCCTCTTCTATCTTCTCCGCCAGAGGATCCGCTAGGAGGTGGAGGTGCCTCGTCGtcgctgccaccaccacccccaaG CTCGGCACCCGCTCAGAAAGAGGCAACGTCGATGCCCCGGTCGATCACCTAGCGTGCAGCAAGCAGGCAACGACGGCGGGAGCTCGCGGCAgcctgctcgccgccgccgccgtggccgcggcgacgacgacgagcaGCTGCACGGCAGCGCTGCCATGTCACGCTTTATCAGCCACCGGGGCGGTGGAATCAGGACCGCTGTCGCCGTCGTCGCTGGACACCCTGTACCGCGCGGCGGCGGTGCTGGGCGACCTGGACCCGGCGACGGCGAAGGCGGTGGCGGGCGTGGCGGGGCCGGTGCTGTCGGCGTTCGGCTTCCTCTTCATCCTGCGGATCGTCATGTCGTGGTACCCGAGGCTCCCCGTCACCGATTTCCCCTACGTGGTGGCGTACGCGCCCACGGAGCCGTTCCTCGCCGTCACACGAAGGGTCATCCCGCCGCTCGGCGGCGTCGACGTCACGCCCGTCGTCTGGTTCGGCCTCGTCAGCTTCCTCAGCGAGATCCTCGTCGGGCCACAGGGCCTGCTCGTCCTGCTCTCGCAGCAGCGCTAG